The following nucleotide sequence is from Lytechinus pictus isolate F3 Inbred chromosome 10, Lp3.0, whole genome shotgun sequence.
ATTTTTCCAATCTTCTGATCAACAGGCATGAGGTGAAGAAAAGAAGCATTCAGAATGGAGACAATCCAAAACAACGTAGCCCAGAACCTGATGGCCATGTTCCCCATGCGCCCGGTGGAGCTTATCTTACAGTGTGTCACACACCCCAGAAACACCTACGAGCCTGTTGATGAAGGAACACTCCTCAATCGCTGCATTGATGATCTCCTCTCAAGAGAAGACCGAGTAGCTGATAATGATAAAGTTGATGTCCAGAAGCAGAAGCCTCTCCTCAATGAGTTTGTGGCCGACGATAACTTTGATTTCATGGTCGATGATATTCCAGAAGGGGATCCTGTCGTGATAGAGGACTCAGTGGTTGTTCCTGACCCGGAGGTCATTCTAGCGTCTGCTCCAAATCACAAAGACCTTCAAGTCAAGCAAGATGTGTCCAGGAAAAGTGACATTGTCATTGATCTCACTGATGATGGTAAGTTTTATagaacataattttattttgtaaaatttttatattctaattttcacaGATAGATTTGTAATTTTACAAGtttcctttcatgaaatattgatataatgGTTATCAAGTATCACCACGGGTATCAATTTAATTTTAGGTCACTTGATGGAGGTGAAAGGTAATTTTTGgtcattatatcattattaaattttgttgaaaaattaatgaaactAAAAACATGATAGTTATCAGATATCACTAATCATTTTATATGAATAGCATGTTACCAAGTCACAGTCAAGGGTCACTCAAGATAAAAAACAGAGGtttttgtcattaaaaaaaataattctgctCTATAGACACTGTTAATCTTATTTGTTTACCTATAATTCTATAGAAGTGTGGATTTAAAGTTCTTGCTTAGTTTGGAGTTCATCTCTGGattaattgtatatttattcaattttgacGTTTGTCCTTCTGTATTTAGAttcatggtacatgtacaagtacaatttatgtttgtgtttatatttttctttatacaGATCCATATTTATAAAGGATTATGCACTCTGGCTGTTTTCATATAATGCCACTTGAAGACTTCGAGGAAATACTGtgttttaattacattttagttttacatgtactgtaggctAATTGCATGAGATCAATGAgctatgattttgaaaataaggtCAAAATGATTAActtgcataaaaaaaaatgaataccaaATTCCTTCCATAAGAAATTCAAGAAATCTCAGTACTTAGTAAAAGTAGTTCGTGGTAAAAGGATAAAATCTTATCACCTTTAACTACACTAATGGTCTGATCAGATCTTGCATACTGTATTACATGCCATCTTTTCAATTaaaactatacatgtacatataaaatgcattcaatttttttttaccattcatCAATTGAAAAAGACTTCCACACACCTCTGAAAATAGAGTTAATttgaaatcatttattcatataGCCATGCTGGAACATTCTGAGCAGACAAATGTTTGAAAGGTCAAACAATTGTTAACACACAATAGCTCGCGTCTCCAAACCTTTCTCTTACTAGAATAGTCCACCCAACTTCATTCAGTCTTGCTAAAAAGGCACTGTATTAAAACAAGCATTTGCTTGGGAGACTGCGATAgccacaactttaaaaaaaaagtatatttttgtctattctcaactaatttttttttgtgtgatgTCAGGTCCCGTACAAGAAGTGGAACTAGATGAAGTTGCTAGTACGGAGAAGGAATCAAAGACCACTGCTGGTAATAGCATCGATGAAACTGATGGAGGTCTTCTAGGTTTCCTCGGAGTTTCAGTTCAAAACCATACTTCACCTCATCTGAATCAACCCAAAACCAAATCACCAAGTGATACACTGCCAGCTGCTGCGCTAACTTCTGGAAATTCACTACCATCAGAGACCCTTGTAGAATCTGTGAGAAAGTCTGATCCTTTACCCAGGAATCAAACAGATTATGCCTTCCCTGTGGGAACAGGCAGTGTGACTCAGAATAAAATGAAGGTACATGATATCCCTGGTTTTCAATCTAATTCAATTGAACATGGTATTCATTCCAAAGAAAAAACTCCTTTTAGTACAGGGATGTCTTTTCCTTTTAGAGAATCAGCAGCACCATCTACAAGCACTAACTCTAGAACTATGCAGGTTGAGGTTGGAAAGTACCCTGGACAAGAACTGGTAACACATGAAATTCCTCTGAATCAAAGCACAGCAACGTTTGCTACATCAACTTTGTCAGCTGGTCGAACACTAAATGCTCATTCAAGACCTGTTTTCATTAACGGACCTGTCGGCTTGAAGAGTGTGAATGATAAGGTTGTGATTCAAGTTGGGAAAAATGGAAACTATATGGTACCAAGTTCGACTCCAAGGGTATTGACAGTTAGGCAAGAACTTGAAAGGAAGAGAGCAATTCCTGCAACTCTAAGTAGGGCACCAAGTGACGAAATGATATCAAACATTCAGCTTCCATCCGCAGCCAGCTCTTCAAATCCTTTCACACCAAAGACTGATGTTAAGGAAGATAACCCTACAACATTTGTGGTCAGAAGTGCCAATGCTGTTAATGGCGTGAAGAATGCCAGTTCTACAATAAGTGTTGGAAGTACTGGTATTCCTATTAAAGTCCAAACTCCTAATGGCATCAAGGTGCATTCCAAACCAGCAACATTAAGCAGGGCCCCTTCTGGTAATCTTTTGAGACCAGCAACTACAGGGCTGCATGCAAACACAAGCGTCAATTTGTCTACACCAAACTCGCAGATTGGTTCCAGGCCTGTAGGAGAACAGATTAGACCTGGAATACTGAAGCCTGCCACGCTCCTAGGTAGTGGCACATCTCAAGGAAAGGGGAGGGGtgtgaaattgaatttaccCCAGTCCAACCAAACAGCCAATCTAAGACCTACCCTAAATAACAGCTTGGTACAGAACCTATTGCTTGTATCGTCAAGTTCTTCTACTCCTACCCAAGGAATGGTGAAACAAAGCAATGCCCAGTTTGCACCTGGCACCACCAGGAAACCTATTCCTATTCTTTTTAAGAGTACAATCAATGGAAACGTTCCACACAATAGTGCCTTTAATGTCGTAAGACAAAGACCAGTAGTGTCTGTTCCACAAACTACAGCTCATTCGCAGGTACAAACTTACCAAACCGTTGGAAACCTTGGTTTGAAACAGATCAGTAAAACTTCAGGAGGCGTAAAGGCTGGGCCTTCTAAACAAACAGATCACCTTCCAGCAAAGAATCATGCTGACCCATATCAAGAGCGATTGCAAGAGAGTTTACGTCAGGTCCAGCAGCTGCAGAATAAGATAGCTGAAAGACTAATTAACATTAATCGTGCAACTCACCCTGAGCCTCGGTCACCGATTCACCTACTTCCTCCTATGGTTCCTCTTCAGCCTCCAATGCAAGCTCCTCCACCACTGCCAACACCGATACAGGTAGATGACCCGGCTGGAGGACTCCTCAACGTAGTGATCCCAGAGCCTAACCCAGCCTCCAGACCTGCAACAGCAGCACAAGCAATGGGTCAAACTACACCTGCAACTGATGGGGAAGGGATTAAAGCTGCTTCAGTAGAACTTGAAGAAATGGTGCAATTAGTGGTAAGTAACTTTTGTGTGGCTTACTTTGATTATCTTGTAAGTTTCTATGCAGAATACAAGTCATGTATGTCGATCTCTCGTTTTGGatcaggagaaaaaaaatctttccatAATCAGTGCTActaaattttcataaatttcgAAATAAGATCTTGTTGATATATTTGACATTTAAGTTTGTGTATATTCACTCAATTTTATTTGCTACCTCATATATTAGTGCTCCCCTACAATAGTGAAAAAACTTGGATACTTTTGGTAGTTTGCACAGAGTTGCGTTTGAGTGcatcttttaatgaaaatcatgcgtaagtcttaaatgtgtggagcgttgtggcccagtggattagtcttcggactttgaaacagagggtcgtgggttcgaatcccagccatggcgtaatttccttcagcaagaaatttatccacactgtgctgcactcaacccaggtgagatgaatgggtacccggtaggaagaaattccttgaatgctttgagcgcctaggcagcccagctaaagccggggtaataataatagcagggcccgctgggagaacagttttcggaactgaagcggcttccctgggtaaatatacctgtattattattattattaatgtgcGCTTCAGATTGGTTGAAAATTCAGTTCCATTTGATTTTTTGAGATGCGTTAGGGTGCAACTCTTTCCGCAAGACCCCTTGTCTTTCATTTCTCATGTTCAGAAATTTCTGATAATCCATGTCATTTGAAGTAGCTATGTTTCCCTCTCCATGTAGTAAGAATCAAAACTACACTGGCTAACAGTCCCTTTAATACCaattgatgttttttttccttcctagATGAAGATGTTTCCCACTGCCGATGAAACAGTTGTCCGAGGAATGCTTGCTGAGCACAGAAATGTCAATGCAACATGCAACTTCTTGCTAGAGAATCCTGATGTTGCCAATGCAGTTATCCCAGCTGCTAACCCAGTAGTAACACCTGAAAATAAGGTAAGTAATGATAGATTATACTTGCTCATATAGTAAGTACTTATCCCTTTGTATATCTGGTGACTGTTTCATAAATTCTAAATTTTCTCAAATTATATATCTTATAATCTtttacaca
It contains:
- the LOC129269290 gene encoding uncharacterized protein LOC129269290, giving the protein METIQNNVAQNLMAMFPMRPVELILQCVTHPRNTYEPVDEGTLLNRCIDDLLSREDRVADNDKVDVQKQKPLLNEFVADDNFDFMVDDIPEGDPVVIEDSVVVPDPEVILASAPNHKDLQVKQDVSRKSDIVIDLTDDGPVQEVELDEVASTEKESKTTAGNSIDETDGGLLGFLGVSVQNHTSPHLNQPKTKSPSDTLPAAALTSGNSLPSETLVESVRKSDPLPRNQTDYAFPVGTGSVTQNKMKVHDIPGFQSNSIEHGIHSKEKTPFSTGMSFPFRESAAPSTSTNSRTMQVEVGKYPGQELVTHEIPLNQSTATFATSTLSAGRTLNAHSRPVFINGPVGLKSVNDKVVIQVGKNGNYMVPSSTPRVLTVRQELERKRAIPATLSRAPSDEMISNIQLPSAASSSNPFTPKTDVKEDNPTTFVVRSANAVNGVKNASSTISVGSTGIPIKVQTPNGIKVHSKPATLSRAPSGNLLRPATTGLHANTSVNLSTPNSQIGSRPVGEQIRPGILKPATLLGSGTSQGKGRGVKLNLPQSNQTANLRPTLNNSLVQNLLLVSSSSSTPTQGMVKQSNAQFAPGTTRKPIPILFKSTINGNVPHNSAFNVVRQRPVVSVPQTTAHSQVQTYQTVGNLGLKQISKTSGGVKAGPSKQTDHLPAKNHADPYQERLQESLRQVQQLQNKIAERLININRATHPEPRSPIHLLPPMVPLQPPMQAPPPLPTPIQVDDPAGGLLNVVIPEPNPASRPATAAQAMGQTTPATDGEGIKAASVELEEMVQLVMKMFPTADETVVRGMLAEHRNVNATCNFLLENPDVANAVIPAANPVVTPENKETEKEIDYLSVDNRRRGIFPNYHQYITQGIDLLSNDFVKISKTSLRLVMNSLNYGSYVKTKKVLDDAIHADPNIQVMMCDDTKGSFFNVEKDGRKAEVRLMKKARKPLHILPPLHLELQKEIDFYKKHIIKETAKADFEVALKLNEDQYEQEGQMIECGCCYLEVTFESMIQCLEGHLFCQTCLQRYTKEAVYGQGKATLSCLEDGCDSIFPRSQLEKTLTKEILLKYDERVVEESINMADMDNLLRCPNCNYAAVLDKDHKVFSCPECHKETCRNCKEPWKDHYGLECDQVKKQSSMRLSYQERMTEAKVRTCYKCGTKFTKSEGCNKMTCRCGAKMCYICRQPIKDYSHFDNRAAPPNGQMWMPKQGEKCRLWTNSDEDDNRAVKEIERQMNAEEKAMRDRSAADLKRPSIPGVDDGGGSDAKRPRTG